One window of the Sebastes umbrosus isolate fSebUmb1 chromosome 1, fSebUmb1.pri, whole genome shotgun sequence genome contains the following:
- the LOC119498402 gene encoding formin-like protein 8: MFHIIEFLESKTVAVVPENWCTYGVTNYKNDERVNRAVRKAEEPGPDWQSYDVRVVKSCDHYFEARHLLKKSLTCNTSDLQSEEEEEEVQSKRRPKPIHFFGDSDDDSEEESPQKKRARGPAKPSPQPPAPIIPPLPRCVPSSVTVALPPPVAPPSPTPPAVEQTPSSSQVYRPTWRGGRCGSDTITCSGEQYLKRL; the protein is encoded by the exons ATGTTCCATATAATAGAGTTTCTGGAGAGCAAAACTGTAGCAGTGGTGCCAGAAAACTGGTGCACTTACGGTGTCACCAATTATAAAAATGATGAAAGAGTCAACAGGGCAGTAAGGAAAGCTGAGGAGCCTGGACCTGACTGGCAGAGCTACGATGTCAGAGTTGTTAAGTCATGTG aTCATTACTTTGAGGCACgtcatcttttaaaaaaatccctGACGTGCAACACGTCAGATTTGCAgtcagaagaggaagaggaggaagttcAGTCAAAGAGAAGGCCAAAGCCGAT TCATTTCTTTGGGGACTCGGATGATGACAGTGAGGAGGAAAGTCCTCAAAAAAAGAGAGCCAGAGGTCCAGCCAAACCCTCACCACAGCCACCAGCTCCCATTATCCCACCCCTACCTCGCTGTGTGCCAAGTAGCGTTACAGTTGCCCTTCCTCCACCCGTTGCTCCTCCTTCACCCACTCCACCAGCAGTAGAGCAAACCCCATCTTCAAGCCAGGTCTACAGACCTACCTGGCGAGGGGGAAGGTGTGGATCAGACACCATCACCTGTTCGGGTGAGCAATACCTCAAACGGCTATGA
- the LOC119498395 gene encoding uncharacterized protein LOC119498395 has product MSLTGQAVPVHQANFNQSGPTAPLLSVNTERNTPSTSQIPFAAAPIYNLRPFTRRGPRNKRFHAQLSSSVAHPFTREVILLPDHTYTDVPRRARKAWLFENGHIKSALEFGCDWDSDKVMQAIMAAFQTIVEGCRLQILMPCHNKLLEPSLTSNQTLSGALVKKLFHQKSIYVRPDKVILSEEKESSCSDEDSSHTNSRDVSEISDTDKCGKYFYLHSCKEI; this is encoded by the exons ATGAGCCTCACAGGCCAGGCAGTTCCCGTTCATCAGGCTAACTTTAACCAGAGTGGTCCAACAGCGCCCCTTCTCAGCGTTAATACAGAGAGGAACACACCATCAACTTCACAGATCCCCTTCGCAGCAGCCCCTATATACAACCTTCGCCCGTTCACTCGAAGGGGCCCAAGGAACAAGAG GTTCCACGCACAGTTAAGCAGTTCTGTGGCTCATCCCTTCACCAGAGAGGTAATTCTCCTGCCAGACCATACATATACAGATGTGCCAAGGCGTGCCAGGAAAGCTTGgctttttgaaaatggacatatAAAATCTGCCTTGGAATTTGGCTGTGACTGGGACTCCGACAAAGTAATGCAGGCAATTATGGCAGCCTTCCAGACAATTGTGGAGGGATGCAG GTTACAGATCTTGATGCCATGCCACAACAAACTACTTGAGCCATCCCTTACCTCCAATCAGACTTTGAGTGGAGCCCTTgtcaaaaaactgtttcatCAGAAGTCCATTTATGTCAGGCCTGACAAGGTCATTTTAAGTGAGGAAAAAGAATCC TCATGTTCTGATGAGGACAGTAGCCATACAAACAGCCGTGATGTCTCAGAAATATCGGACACTGACAAATGTGGTAAATATTTTTATCTACATTCATGCAAAGAAATTTAA